In the Neofelis nebulosa isolate mNeoNeb1 chromosome 11, mNeoNeb1.pri, whole genome shotgun sequence genome, one interval contains:
- the CIDEA gene encoding lipid transferase CIDEA isoform X2, translating to MGSQTKKVLLTPLMHSARPFRVSNHDRSSRRGVMANSLKELLSKTLDALVITSGLVTLVLEEDGTVVDTEEFFQTLGDNTHFMILEKGQRWTPGGNHVPARQQPKKSGIARVTFDLYKLNPKDVIGCLNVKATMYEMYSVSYDIRCTGVKALLRSLLRVLSHAAQVTGQLLIYIGTYMLQVLGDMDEQSPPRSHSRRGFTSG from the exons ATGGGATCACAGACCAAGAAAGTCCTGCTAACCCCCCTCATGCACTCAGCTCGCCCTTTCCGGGTCTCCAACCATGACAGAAGCAGCCGGCGAGGGGTGATGGCCAACAGTCTGAAGGAGCTTCTTAGCAAG ACCCTGGATGCCTTAGTTATCACCAGCGGACTGGTCACTTTGGTGCTGGAGGAAGATGGAACCGTGGTGGATACGGAAGAGTTCTTTCAGACCTTAGGAGACAACACACATTTCATGATCTTGGAGAAAGGGCAGAGGTGGACACCG GGTGGTAACCACGTCCCAGCCCGCCAGCAGCCAAAGAAATCAGGAATAGCAAGAGTCACCTTCGACTTGTACAAGCTGAATCCCAAGGATGTCATTGGCTGCCTCAACGTGAAGGCCACCATGTATGAGATGTATTCGGTGTCCTACGACATCCGGTGTACGGGAGTCAAAGCCCTGCTGAG GAGCCTGCTGCGGGTCCTGTCCCACGCCGCCCAGGTGACCGGACAGTTGCTCATCTACATCGGCACGTACATGCTCCAAGTGCTGGGTGACATGGACGAGCAGAGCCCTCCCCGGTCACACTCCAGACGCGGGTTCACAAGTGGATAA
- the CIDEA gene encoding lipid transferase CIDEA isoform X1 yields METARDYAGALIRPLTFMGSQTKKVLLTPLMHSARPFRVSNHDRSSRRGVMANSLKELLSKTLDALVITSGLVTLVLEEDGTVVDTEEFFQTLGDNTHFMILEKGQRWTPGGNHVPARQQPKKSGIARVTFDLYKLNPKDVIGCLNVKATMYEMYSVSYDIRCTGVKALLRSLLRVLSHAAQVTGQLLIYIGTYMLQVLGDMDEQSPPRSHSRRGFTSG; encoded by the exons GCCCCTGACATTTATGGGATCACAGACCAAGAAAGTCCTGCTAACCCCCCTCATGCACTCAGCTCGCCCTTTCCGGGTCTCCAACCATGACAGAAGCAGCCGGCGAGGGGTGATGGCCAACAGTCTGAAGGAGCTTCTTAGCAAG ACCCTGGATGCCTTAGTTATCACCAGCGGACTGGTCACTTTGGTGCTGGAGGAAGATGGAACCGTGGTGGATACGGAAGAGTTCTTTCAGACCTTAGGAGACAACACACATTTCATGATCTTGGAGAAAGGGCAGAGGTGGACACCG GGTGGTAACCACGTCCCAGCCCGCCAGCAGCCAAAGAAATCAGGAATAGCAAGAGTCACCTTCGACTTGTACAAGCTGAATCCCAAGGATGTCATTGGCTGCCTCAACGTGAAGGCCACCATGTATGAGATGTATTCGGTGTCCTACGACATCCGGTGTACGGGAGTCAAAGCCCTGCTGAG GAGCCTGCTGCGGGTCCTGTCCCACGCCGCCCAGGTGACCGGACAGTTGCTCATCTACATCGGCACGTACATGCTCCAAGTGCTGGGTGACATGGACGAGCAGAGCCCTCCCCGGTCACACTCCAGACGCGGGTTCACAAGTGGATAA